A stretch of Crossiella cryophila DNA encodes these proteins:
- the ispG gene encoding flavodoxin-dependent (E)-4-hydroxy-3-methylbut-2-enyl-diphosphate synthase translates to MPVLPPVPLASRRPSRALRVGSVGVGGDAPISVQSMTTTPTADVNATLQQIAELTAAGCQLVRVAVPSQDDADALPEIARKSSLPVIADIHFQPRYVFAAIEAGCAAVRVNPGNIRQFDDQVGAIAKAAGDAGVPIRIGVNAGSLDQRLLRKYGKATPEALVASALWECSLFEEHGFTDLKLSVKHHDPVVMVNAYRQLAAQCDYPLHLGVTEAGPAFQGTIKSAAAFGALLGEGIGDTIRVSLSAPPVEEVKVGIGILESLGLRERGLEIVSCPSCGRAQVDVYKLAEEVTAALEGMSVPLRVAVMGCVVNGPGEAREADLGVASGNGKGQIFVRGKVIKTVPEHRIAETLIEEAMALAERMEVERE, encoded by the coding sequence ATGCCGGTGCTGCCGCCGGTGCCGCTCGCCAGTCGCAGGCCCAGCCGGGCGTTGCGGGTGGGCTCGGTGGGTGTGGGCGGCGACGCGCCGATCAGCGTGCAGTCGATGACCACCACGCCGACCGCGGATGTGAACGCCACCCTCCAGCAGATCGCCGAGCTGACCGCGGCGGGCTGCCAGCTGGTGCGGGTGGCGGTGCCGAGTCAGGACGACGCGGACGCGCTGCCGGAGATCGCCCGCAAGTCCTCGCTGCCGGTGATCGCCGACATCCACTTCCAGCCCAGATACGTCTTCGCCGCCATCGAGGCGGGCTGCGCCGCGGTGCGGGTCAACCCCGGCAACATCCGCCAGTTCGACGACCAGGTCGGCGCCATCGCCAAGGCCGCCGGGGACGCGGGCGTGCCGATCCGGATCGGGGTGAACGCCGGTTCACTGGATCAGCGGCTGCTGCGCAAGTACGGCAAGGCCACCCCGGAGGCCCTGGTCGCCTCGGCGCTGTGGGAGTGCTCGCTGTTCGAGGAACACGGGTTCACCGACCTGAAGCTCTCGGTGAAGCACCACGACCCGGTGGTGATGGTCAACGCCTACCGTCAGCTCGCCGCGCAGTGCGACTACCCGCTGCACCTGGGCGTGACCGAGGCCGGACCGGCCTTCCAGGGCACCATCAAGTCCGCCGCCGCTTTCGGCGCGCTGCTGGGCGAGGGCATCGGCGACACCATCCGGGTCTCGCTGTCCGCGCCGCCGGTGGAGGAGGTGAAGGTCGGCATCGGCATCCTGGAATCCCTCGGGCTGCGCGAACGCGGACTGGAGATCGTCTCGTGTCCGTCCTGCGGCCGGGCCCAGGTGGACGTGTACAAGCTGGCCGAAGAGGTCACCGCGGCGCTGGAGGGCATGTCGGTGCCGCTGCGGGTGGCGGTGATGGGCTGCGTGGTCAACGGGCCGGGCGAGGCGCGTGAGGCCGACCTGGGCGTCGCCTCCGGCAACGGCAAGGGCCAGATCTTCGTCCGCGGCAAGGTGATCAAGACCGTGCCCGAGCACCGGATCGCGGAAACCCTGATCGAGGAGGCCATGGCGCTGGCCGAGCGGATGGAGGTCGAGCGGGAGTGA
- a CDS encoding terpene synthase family protein yields MTQPVEQGLELLPFYCPIEPALHPAVADIETRAVAWLDRMALPGVSRKRLLGTRSAEFFCRFVPQGVTHNVLAATLWVYWGFAFDDTRCDTGALASSPGRFLPEATRVQHALETPGGPGLDDPYALALHDIGARFRGCATPTQVRRFTEAHRRWLLGVAWQVANRAGDHMPGLDEYLRLRLGTCGGAPTMAMLEIGLGAEVPSAEMDSPRVRALTDCASLVAALDNDLHSYRKERLLGQTEQNVVTVLLHESPHSLEQAVHAAVCLRDRLMSLFLRLSHRVRRGGSAPLRSYVDCLGHGIRGNIDWALRVPRYQGLGTPGWSERPLDPRPDPLPYSTVSWWWDELRE; encoded by the coding sequence GTGACCCAACCGGTGGAGCAGGGCCTCGAGCTGCTGCCGTTCTACTGCCCGATCGAGCCCGCCCTGCACCCCGCGGTGGCCGACATCGAGACCCGGGCCGTGGCCTGGCTGGACCGGATGGCGCTGCCGGGGGTGTCGCGCAAACGTCTGCTCGGCACCCGCAGCGCCGAGTTCTTCTGCCGCTTCGTGCCGCAGGGCGTCACGCACAACGTGCTCGCCGCGACCCTGTGGGTCTACTGGGGTTTCGCCTTCGACGACACCCGCTGCGACACCGGCGCGCTGGCCAGCAGCCCCGGCCGGTTCCTGCCGGAGGCCACCAGGGTCCAGCACGCGCTGGAGACCCCCGGCGGCCCCGGCCTGGACGACCCGTACGCGTTGGCCCTGCACGACATCGGCGCCCGCTTCCGCGGCTGCGCCACCCCCACCCAGGTCCGCCGGTTCACCGAGGCGCACCGCCGCTGGCTGCTCGGCGTGGCCTGGCAGGTGGCCAACCGCGCCGGTGACCACATGCCCGGCCTGGACGAGTACCTGCGGCTGCGCCTTGGCACCTGCGGCGGCGCGCCCACCATGGCCATGCTGGAGATCGGCCTCGGCGCGGAGGTCCCCTCGGCCGAGATGGACTCGCCGCGGGTGCGCGCGCTGACCGACTGCGCCAGCCTGGTCGCCGCCCTGGACAACGATCTGCACTCCTACCGCAAGGAACGCCTGCTGGGTCAGACCGAGCAGAACGTGGTCACCGTGCTGCTGCACGAGTCCCCGCATTCCCTGGAACAGGCCGTGCACGCCGCGGTGTGCCTGCGCGACCGCCTGATGAGCCTGTTCCTCCGGCTCTCACACCGGGTCCGGCGCGGTGGCTCGGCCCCACTGCGGTCCTATGTGGACTGTCTGGGGCACGGCATCCGCGGCAACATCGACTGGGCGCTGCGCGTTCCGCGGTATCAGGGCCTTGGCACCCCCGGCTGGTCCGAGCGCCCGCTGGACCCCCGGCCGGACCCGCTGCCGTACTCCACCGTGTCCTGGTGGTGGGACGAACTCCGGGAATGA
- a CDS encoding glycosyltransferase translates to MRVLFSSSAGHGHLLPLFPLARACALEGHQVAVLAPEQVRPLVEAEGLELLAAGPSQTELLAEVHRRTGVDLTREFTPAAEVDFFVGARLDLSAEPALSLARDWKPDLVVHEMADYLGPFVAAALDVPAVMFSYGTRRPDDRTEALDQGAIPSYTQHALTPRAPIYYLDTCPPTLNYPDWQPPAPRLLLRPEPHTQPGAPANPLPDKGSRPRALVTFGTVFGGPKVVNPLLREIATLDVDILVTQGLAADADFDAPAANVHFVAFTPLSDLLAEADVVVTHGGAGTTLATLARGLPLVVVPQGADQFRQAERVTAVGAGLAVHQPGEVAAAVLRCLTEDGIRAGAARLGREIAAMPSAAEVAEVLTGTAAR, encoded by the coding sequence GTGCGAGTCCTCTTCTCCTCCAGTGCCGGCCACGGCCACCTGCTGCCGCTGTTCCCGTTGGCCAGGGCGTGCGCGCTGGAAGGCCATCAGGTGGCCGTGCTGGCGCCGGAGCAGGTGCGCCCGCTGGTCGAGGCCGAGGGCCTGGAACTGCTCGCCGCGGGCCCGTCCCAGACCGAGCTGCTCGCCGAGGTGCACCGCCGCACCGGCGTGGACCTGACCCGTGAGTTCACCCCGGCGGCCGAGGTCGACTTCTTCGTCGGCGCCCGCCTCGACCTGTCCGCCGAACCCGCGCTGAGCCTGGCAAGGGACTGGAAACCGGACCTGGTCGTGCACGAGATGGCCGACTACCTCGGCCCGTTCGTCGCCGCCGCGCTGGACGTGCCAGCCGTCATGTTCTCCTACGGCACCCGCCGCCCCGACGACCGCACCGAAGCCCTCGACCAGGGCGCGATCCCCAGCTACACCCAGCACGCCCTGACCCCGCGGGCCCCGATCTACTACCTCGACACCTGCCCGCCCACCCTCAACTACCCGGACTGGCAACCCCCTGCCCCGCGCCTGCTGCTGCGTCCCGAACCGCACACCCAGCCCGGCGCCCCGGCCAACCCGTTGCCGGACAAGGGATCCCGCCCGCGCGCGCTGGTCACCTTCGGCACCGTCTTCGGCGGCCCCAAGGTGGTCAACCCACTGCTGCGCGAGATCGCCACCCTGGACGTGGACATCCTGGTCACCCAGGGCCTCGCGGCCGACGCCGACTTCGACGCGCCAGCCGCCAACGTGCACTTCGTCGCGTTCACCCCGCTGTCCGACCTGCTGGCCGAGGCGGACGTGGTCGTCACGCACGGTGGCGCCGGCACCACCCTGGCCACCCTCGCCCGCGGCCTGCCCCTGGTGGTGGTGCCCCAGGGCGCGGACCAGTTCCGGCAGGCCGAACGGGTGACCGCGGTGGGCGCGGGCCTGGCCGTGCACCAGCCGGGCGAGGTCGCCGCCGCGGTGCTCCGGTGCCTGACCGAGGACGGGATCCGGGCGGGTGCGGCGCGGCTCGGGCGGGAGATCGCGGCGATGCCCTCGGCGGCCGAGGTGGCCGAGGTGCTGACCGGGACCGCCGCGCGCTGA
- a CDS encoding S8 family peptidase, whose product MRHPGKRTVPAAALAAALLALGTPALADPAATPPGPPQAGASTGGTEPRRITLVTGDLVHVNAQGAPVRFEAGPGREGMSFRRWTEHGQWQLRPADADPLISSGRVDPRLFNISLLLESGYEDAKRQDVPLLVAGDGARSAPQALTGTTRTRELPALGLAAVSAPKNSTGGTWNSIKDQARGRAAGKVWLNATLKYSLHQSVPLIGAPAAWQAGHTAKDVPVAVLDSGIDVDHPDFAGVLQQAKDFSNSPHGIKDTIGHGTHVSSIVAGNGAAGGGKQVGVAKDAKLFFGKVGDQGPTEDAALAGMTWAAVEHKAKAVNMSFGLAQHQPDPVSEAIERLSAAHGTLFVIAAGNSGEHAPVGHPATTDAALAVASSTKDGQLSDFSSRGPRAGDYGLKPEITAPGSDIVAAKADSAGGERYVAMSGTSMAAPHLTGAAAVLAGAHPDWSAARLKAALMSTAKPLAGVSVHGQGAGVVDLDRATKQKVTAEQGGFSLGYFRWPHQGQQPASKDVVYRNDGDTPVTLDLALSISDKQGGAPDPDQFKLSGQRITVPAKGSEKVGITVDPGKRVGLYGGWLTAKSGDVEVRTAVSSYVEEERYDLTVKVTGRDGKPAATTGEVTVSGLDNDLRQTLELSADGTGTVRAAKGDYLVTSTVKEHGPRGRYDADPVSLTQQVAPRLRLDKNISLHADARTAKRVEVELDDPSLRIAGIELSPLHGKGSAKDPCCTPTDFPAYTDTDAPVYLGSLGGSVEHFRHLTHVTAVRPEISAEIVAPQRHPLGLWRNRASPQLLGEHLLPVLDVKAGTPADLAGKDLKDKLVLLTPPTGEPANDKVAAIGAAGAKAVLLTEPSRLRRGKQPVVVLSAAEHRLGTLRELLGKGPVSMRLNGISTSPISYDLAFTSSGKMAEGGRLRAHRHELTRIESSYREDGHHTTVRPAWRPGLDGRTAVAMPESYPFRLGAPPVPLGATRTEYVTPGWWHKDSELGDGFGAEPSGGDTQQIEVAATRFGRYGTHRREYNAGPLAVRSPHGRGGLVRRGDEISLQHNLFVPQPAAPGAPGQHGRVAYPATTGETTLSAGGKVIGTYGSPASGYWQIPTGPATYEISTKGTYGGRTVQAGWTFRSDTTAQPTPVRLLHVTPQLALDTENTAQAGKTLPVTVSVRDGEGAVQATLAVSLDGTNWQNVVLRKAGTDFTGTLPALGKAGDVVWLRLTAEDGSGAKANQTLHRAYTLR is encoded by the coding sequence ATGCGACATCCCGGGAAGAGAACCGTGCCTGCCGCCGCGCTCGCGGCCGCCCTGCTGGCACTGGGCACCCCCGCCCTCGCCGACCCCGCCGCCACCCCGCCCGGCCCGCCGCAGGCCGGGGCGAGCACCGGCGGGACCGAGCCGCGGCGGATCACCCTGGTCACCGGCGACCTGGTGCACGTCAACGCCCAGGGCGCGCCGGTGCGCTTCGAGGCAGGGCCGGGCCGGGAGGGCATGTCCTTCCGGCGCTGGACCGAGCACGGGCAGTGGCAGCTCCGGCCTGCCGACGCCGACCCGCTGATCAGCTCGGGCCGGGTGGACCCTCGGCTGTTCAACATCAGCCTGCTGCTGGAGTCCGGCTACGAGGACGCCAAGCGCCAGGACGTGCCGCTGCTGGTGGCCGGGGACGGCGCCCGCTCGGCGCCGCAGGCGCTGACCGGCACCACCCGGACCAGGGAGCTGCCCGCGCTGGGGCTGGCCGCGGTGTCCGCGCCCAAGAACAGCACCGGCGGCACCTGGAACTCGATCAAGGACCAGGCCAGGGGCCGGGCGGCGGGCAAGGTGTGGCTCAACGCCACCCTGAAGTACTCGCTGCACCAGAGCGTGCCGCTGATCGGCGCGCCCGCGGCCTGGCAGGCCGGGCACACCGCCAAGGACGTGCCGGTCGCGGTGCTGGACAGCGGTATCGACGTGGACCACCCGGACTTCGCCGGGGTGCTCCAGCAGGCCAAGGACTTCTCCAACTCCCCGCACGGCATCAAGGACACCATCGGCCACGGCACGCACGTCTCCTCCATCGTGGCGGGCAACGGCGCGGCCGGGGGCGGCAAGCAGGTCGGCGTGGCCAAGGACGCCAAGCTGTTCTTCGGCAAGGTCGGCGATCAGGGCCCGACCGAGGACGCGGCGCTGGCCGGCATGACCTGGGCCGCGGTCGAGCACAAGGCCAAGGCCGTGAACATGAGCTTCGGCCTGGCCCAGCACCAGCCGGACCCGGTGAGCGAGGCCATCGAACGCCTCTCCGCCGCGCACGGCACGCTGTTCGTGATCGCCGCGGGCAACAGCGGCGAGCACGCCCCGGTGGGTCACCCGGCGACCACCGACGCCGCGCTCGCGGTGGCCAGCTCCACCAAGGACGGCCAGCTCAGCGACTTCTCCTCGCGTGGGCCGAGGGCCGGGGACTACGGCCTCAAGCCGGAGATCACCGCGCCGGGCAGCGATATCGTTGCGGCCAAGGCGGATTCGGCCGGTGGCGAGCGGTACGTGGCCATGTCGGGCACCTCGATGGCCGCCCCGCACCTGACCGGCGCGGCCGCGGTGCTGGCCGGGGCGCACCCGGACTGGAGCGCGGCCCGGCTCAAGGCCGCGCTGATGAGCACGGCCAAACCCCTCGCCGGGGTCTCCGTGCACGGCCAGGGCGCCGGCGTGGTCGACCTGGACCGCGCCACCAAGCAGAAGGTCACGGCAGAGCAGGGCGGGTTCTCCCTCGGCTACTTCCGGTGGCCGCACCAGGGTCAGCAGCCCGCGAGCAAGGACGTGGTCTACCGCAACGACGGCGACACCCCGGTCACCCTGGACCTCGCACTGTCCATTTCGGACAAGCAGGGCGGCGCACCCGACCCGGACCAGTTCAAGCTGAGCGGCCAGCGGATCACCGTGCCCGCCAAGGGATCCGAGAAGGTCGGCATCACCGTCGACCCCGGCAAACGGGTCGGGCTCTACGGCGGCTGGCTCACCGCGAAATCCGGTGACGTCGAGGTGCGCACCGCGGTCAGCTCCTATGTGGAGGAAGAGCGCTACGACCTCACGGTCAAGGTCACCGGCCGGGACGGCAAGCCCGCCGCGACCACCGGCGAGGTCACCGTGAGCGGTCTGGACAACGACCTCCGGCAGACCCTGGAGCTGAGCGCCGACGGCACCGGCACCGTGCGCGCGGCCAAGGGCGACTACCTGGTCACCAGCACGGTCAAGGAGCACGGTCCGCGGGGCAGGTACGACGCCGACCCGGTCTCGCTGACCCAGCAGGTCGCGCCCCGGCTGCGACTGGACAAGAACATCAGCCTGCACGCGGACGCGCGCACCGCGAAACGGGTCGAGGTCGAACTGGACGACCCGAGCCTGCGGATCGCCGGGATCGAGCTGAGCCCCTTGCACGGCAAGGGATCGGCCAAGGACCCGTGCTGCACCCCGACCGATTTCCCGGCCTACACCGACACCGACGCGCCGGTCTACCTCGGCTCACTCGGCGGTTCGGTCGAGCACTTCCGGCACCTCACCCACGTCACCGCGGTCCGGCCCGAGATCAGCGCGGAGATCGTTGCCCCGCAACGGCATCCGCTGGGCCTGTGGCGCAACCGGGCCTCACCGCAGCTACTCGGCGAGCACCTGCTGCCGGTCCTCGACGTCAAGGCCGGCACCCCGGCGGACCTGGCAGGCAAGGACCTCAAGGACAAACTGGTCCTGCTGACCCCGCCCACCGGCGAACCGGCCAACGACAAGGTGGCCGCCATCGGCGCCGCGGGTGCGAAGGCCGTGCTGCTGACCGAGCCCTCCCGGCTCAGGCGCGGCAAGCAGCCGGTGGTGGTGCTCAGCGCCGCCGAACACCGCCTGGGCACGCTGCGCGAACTGCTCGGCAAGGGCCCGGTGTCGATGCGGCTCAACGGGATCAGCACCAGCCCGATCAGCTATGACCTGGCGTTCACCAGTTCAGGCAAGATGGCCGAGGGCGGCAGGCTGCGCGCGCACCGGCACGAGCTGACCAGGATCGAATCCAGCTACCGCGAGGACGGCCACCACACCACGGTCCGTCCTGCCTGGCGACCGGGTCTGGACGGGCGCACCGCGGTGGCCATGCCGGAGAGCTACCCGTTCCGCCTCGGCGCGCCGCCGGTGCCGCTGGGCGCGACCCGCACCGAGTACGTCACCCCGGGCTGGTGGCACAAGGACAGCGAACTCGGCGACGGCTTCGGGGCCGAGCCCAGCGGCGGGGACACCCAGCAGATCGAGGTGGCCGCGACCCGCTTCGGCCGGTACGGCACGCACCGCCGCGAGTACAACGCAGGCCCGCTCGCGGTCCGGTCACCGCACGGTCGCGGCGGGCTGGTCCGCCGCGGCGACGAGATCAGCTTGCAGCACAACCTGTTCGTGCCCCAGCCCGCCGCACCCGGCGCGCCTGGGCAGCACGGGCGGGTCGCCTACCCGGCGACCACCGGCGAGACCACGTTGTCCGCCGGCGGCAAGGTGATCGGCACCTACGGCTCGCCGGCCAGCGGTTACTGGCAGATCCCGACCGGTCCGGCCACCTACGAGATCAGCACCAAGGGCACCTACGGCGGCCGGACGGTGCAGGCGGGCTGGACCTTCCGCTCCGACACCACCGCCCAGCCCACCCCGGTCCGGCTGCTGCACGTGACCCCGCAACTCGCCCTGGACACCGAGAACACCGCCCAGGCCGGGAAAACGCTGCCGGTGACGGTGTCGGTGCGGGACGGCGAGGGGGCCGTGCAGGCCACCCTGGCGGTCAGCCTGGACGGGACCAACTGGCAGAACGTGGTGCTGCGCAAGGCAGGCACGGACTTCACCGGCACACTGCCCGCACTGGGCAAGGCCGGTGACGTGGTCTGGCTGAGGCTGACGGCCGAGGACGGCTCGGGCGCCAAGGCGAACCAGACCCTGCACCGCGCCTACACCCTGCGCTGA